The Zalophus californianus isolate mZalCal1 chromosome 8, mZalCal1.pri.v2, whole genome shotgun sequence genome has a segment encoding these proteins:
- the MYH7B gene encoding myosin-7B isoform X5, producing the protein MRLGEEGTEIPSILNFWPRRLGAPSRIKSSRLTLPWRLSATPRPCGMTTPPALASSSAFTSAPPGSSHPQILTAPCWGDPTVWEKRDGRPGPLLLPDLLEKSRVIFQLPGERGYHVYYQILSGKKPELQDMLLLSMNPYDYHFCSQGVITVDNMDDGEELMATDHAMDILGFSVDEKCACYKIVGALLHFGNMKFKQKQREEQAEADGTESADKAAYLMGVSSGDLLKGLLHPRVRVGNEYVTKGQSVEQVVFAVGALAKATYDRLFRWLVSRINQTLDTKLPRQFFIGVLDIAGFEIFEFNSFEQLCINFTNEKLQQFFNQHMFVLEQEEYKREGLDWVFIDFGLDLQPCIDLIEKPLGILSILEEECMFPKASDASFRAKLYDNHAGKSPNFQQPRPDKKRKYQAHFEVVHYAGVVPYSIVGWLEKNKDPLNETVVPIFQKSQNKLLAALYENYAGPCSAEPPKSGVKEKRKKAASFQTVSQLHKENLNKLMTNLRATQPHFVRCIVPNENKTPGVMDAFLVLHQLRCNGVLEGIRICRQGFPNRLLYADFRQRYRILNPSAIPDDTFVDSRKATEKLLGSLDIEYTQYQFGHTKVFFKAGLLGVLEELRDQRLAKVLTLLQARSRGRLMRLEYQRLLGGRDALFTIQWNIRAFNAVKNWSWMKLFFKMKPLLRSAQAEEELAALRAELRGLRGTLAAAEAKRQELEETHVSVTQEKNDLALQLQAEQENLADAEERCHLLIKSKVQLEAKVKELSERLEDEEEVNADLAARRRKLEDECTELKKDIDDLELTLAKAEKEKQATENKVKNLTEEMAALDESVARLTKEKKALQEAHQQALGDLQAEEDRVSALAKAKLRLEQQVEDVSPGPSGGLWGGGGGGGGGAGAGTAACQVWRLGLATSPAPQLECSLEQEKKLRMDTERAKRKLEGDLKLTQESVTDAAQDKQQLEEKLKKKDSELSQLNLRVEDEQLLGAQLQKKIKELQARAEELEEELEAERAARARVEKQRAEAARELEELSERLEEAGGASAGQREGCRKREAELGRLRRELEEAALRHEATVAALRRKQAESAAELGEQVDSLQRVRQKLEKEKSELRMEVDDLGANVETLARSKASAEKLCRTYEDQLSEAKIKVEELQRQLTDASTQRGRLQTESGELSRLLEEKESLISQLSRGKALATQSLEELRRQLEEESKAKSALAHAVQALRHDCDLLREQHEEEAEAQAELQRLLSKANAEVAQWRSKYEADAIQRTEELEEAKKKLALRLQEAEEGVEAAHAKCSSLEKAKLRLQTESEDVTLELERATSAAAALDKKQRHLERALEERRRQEEETQRELEAAQREARSLGTELFRLRHSHEEALEALETLKRENKNLQEEISDLTDQVSLSGKSIQELEKAKKALEGEKSELQAALEEAEAALELEETKTLRIQLELSQVKAEVDRKLAEKDEECTNLRRNHQRAVESLQASLDAETRARNEALRLKKKMEGDLNDLELQLGHAARQAMEAQAATRLLQAQLKEEQAGRDEERRLAAELREQAQALERRATLLAAELEELRAALEQGERSRRLAEQELLEATERLNLLHSQNTGLLNQKKKLEGDLTQLSGEVEEAAQERREAEEKAKKAITDAAMMAEELKKEQDTSAHLERMKKTLEQTVRELQARLEEAEQAALRGGKKQVQKLEAKVRELEAELDAEQKQHAEALKGVRKHERRVKELAYQAEEDRKNLARMQDLVDKLQSKVKSYKRQFEEAEQQASTNLAKYRKAQHELDDAEERADMAETQANKLRARTRDALGPKHKE; encoded by the exons ATGAggctgggagaggaagggacGGAGATCCCTTCAATTCT cAATTTCTGGCCACGAAGACTGGG GGCACCCTCGAGGATCAAATCATCGAGGCTAACCCTGCCATGGAGGCTTTCGGCAACGCCAAGACCCTGCGGAATGACAACTCCTCCCGCTTT GGCAAGTTCATCCGCATTCACTTCGGCCCCTCCGGGAAGCTCGCATCCGCAGATATTGACAGCT CCCTGTTGGGGCGACCCAACAGTCTGGGAGAAACGGGATGGTAGGCCAGGGCCCCTCCTTCTCCCAGATCTCCTGGAGAAGTCGCGAGTGATCTTCCAGCTGCCCGGTGAGCGTGGCTACCACGTCTACTACCAGATCCTCTCCGGGAAGAAGCCAGAGCTACAGG ATATGCTGCTTCTGTCTATGAACCCCTACGACTACCACTTCTGCAGCCAGGGGGTCATCACTGTGGACAACATGGATGATGGGGAAGAGCTGATGGCCACTGAT CATGCCATGGACATCCTGGGCTTCAGCGTGGATGAGAAGTGTGCCTGCTATAAGATCGTGGGGGCCCTCCTGCACTTTGGCAACATGAAGTTCAAGCAGAAACAGCGGGAGGAACAGGCTGAGGCCGACGGCACTGAGA GTGCTGACAAGGCTGCCTACCTGATGGGGGTCAGCAGTGGGGACCTCCTCAAAGGCCTTCTGCACCCCCGAGTGCGTGTGGGCAATGAGTATGTGACCAAGGGCCAGAGTGTGGAGCAG GTGGTGTTTGCTGTGGGGGCTCTGGCCAAGGCCACCTATGACCGGCTGTTCCGGTGGCTGGTATCGAGGATCAACCAGACCCTGGACACTAAGCTGCCCCGGCAGTTCTTCATCGGGGTCCTGGACATCGCGGGGTTTGAGATCTTTGAG TTTAACAGCTTCGAGCAGCTGTGCATCAACTTCACCAATGAGAAGCTACAGCAGTTCTTCAACCAGCACATGTTCGTGCTGGAGCAGGAGGAGTACAAACGGGAGGGCCTTGACTGGGTCTTCATCGATTTCGGCCTGGACCTGCAGCCCTGCATTGACCTCATCGAGAAG CCACTGGGCATCCTGTCCATCCTGGAAGAGGAGTGCATGTTCCCCAAGGCCTCAGACGCCAGCTTCCGGGCCAAGCTCTATGACAATCATGCGGGGAAGTCACCCAATTTCCAGCAGCCACGGCCTGACAAGAAGCGCAAATACCAGGCCCACTTTGAGGTGGTCCACTATGCAGGTGTG GTGCCTTACAGCATCGTGGGCTGGCTGGAGAAAAACAAGGATCCACTGAATGAGACTGTGGTCCCTATCTTCCAAAAGTCGCAAAACAAGCTCTTGGCTGCCCTCTATGAGAACTACGCAGGCCCATGCTCCG CCGAGCCCCCCAAGTCTGGGGTGAAGGAGAAGCGTAAGAAGGCAGCATCTTTCCAGACGGTGTCCCAGCTGCACAAG gagaACCTCAACAAGCTGATGACCAACCTGCGGGCCACACAGCCCCACTTCGTCCGTTGCATTGTCCCCAATGAGAACAAGACCCCAG GAGTCATGGATGCCTTTTTGGTGTTACACCAGCTGCGCTGCAATGGAGTTCTGGAGGGGATCCGGATCTGTCGCCAAGGGTTCCCCAACAGGCTGCTCTATGCTGACTTCCGGCAGCG gtaCCGCATCCTGAACCCCAGTGCCATCCCAGACGATACCTTCGTGGACAGCAGGAAGGCCACAGAGAAGCTTCTGGGCTCACTGGACATTGAGTACACCCAGTACCAGTTCGGCCACACCAAG gtgttCTTCAAGGCTGGGCTTCTAGGCGTCCTGGAGGAGCTTCGTGACCAGCGTCTGGCCAAGGTTTTGACGCTGCTGCAGGCACGGAGCCGGGGCCGCCTCATGCGCCTGGAGTACCAGCGCCTGCTGGGCGGCAG ggacGCCCTGTTCACCATCCAGTGGAATATCCGTGCCTTCAATGCTGTCAAGAACTGGTCCTGGATGAAGCTCTTTTTCAAGATGAAGCCGCTGCTGCGCTCGGCGCAGGCGGAGGAGGAACTGGCAGCCCTGCGGGCTGAGCTGCGGGGGCTGCGCGGGACACTGGCTGCTGCCGAGGCCAAGcgccaggagctggaggagacGCACGTCAGTGTCACCCAGGAGAAGAACGACCTGGCCCTGCAGCTGCAGGcg GAGCAAGAAAACTTGGCGGATGCTGAGGAGCGCTGCCACTTGCTGATCAAGTCCAAGGTGCAGCTCGAGGCGAAGGTGAAGGAGCTGAGTGAGCGGctggaggacgaggaggaggtgAACGCCGACCTGGCCGCCCGCCGGCGCAAGCTGGAGGACGAGTGCACAGAGCTCAAGAAGGACATTGACGACCTGGAGCTGACACTGGCCAAGGccgagaaggagaagcaagccaCGGAGAACAAG GTGAAGAACCTGACCGAGGAGATGGCGGCCCTGGACGAGTCGGTAGCCCGACTGACCAAGGAGAAGAAGGCATTGCAGGAGGCCCACCAGCAGGCGCTGGGCGACCTGCAGGCCGAGGAGGACCGTGTGAGCGCTCTGGCCAAGGCCAAGCTCCGGCTGGAGCAGCAAGTGGAAGACGTGAGTCCCGGTCCCAGCGGaggcctgtggggtgggggtgggggtgggggtgggggggctggggccGGGACGGCGGCCTGCCAGGTCTGGCGGCTGGGCCTGGCCACCTCTCCTGCTCCACAGCTGGAGTGCTCCCTGGAGCAAGAGAAGAAGCTGCGCATGGACACGGAGCGGGCGAAGCGCAAGCTCGAGGGTGACCTCAAGCTGACGCAGGAGTCGGTGACGGACGCTGCCCAGGACAAGCAGCAGCTGGAGGAGAAGCTCAAGAA GAAGGACTCGGAGTTGAGTCAGCTGAACCTGCGGGTGGAGGACGAGCAACTCCTCGGAGCGCAGCTACAGAAGAAGATCAAGGAACTGCAG GCTCGGgctgaggagctggaggaggagctggAGGCGGAGCGGGCGGCCCGGGCCCGCGTGGAGAAGCAGCGGGCTGAGGCGGCCCGGGAGCTGGAGGAGCTGAGCGAGCGGCTGGAGGAGGCCGGCGGGGCGTCGGCGGGGCAGCGTGAGGGGTGCCGCAAGCGCGAGGCCGAGCTGGGCCGGCTGCGGCGGGAGCTGGAGGAGGCGGCGCTGCGGCACGAGGCCACTGTGGCCGCCCTGCGCCGCAAGCAGGCCGAGAGCGCGGCCGAGCTGGGCGAGCAGGTGGACAGTCTGCAGCGGGTGCGgcagaagctggagaaggagaagagtgaGCTGCGCATGGAGGTGGATGATCTGGGCGCCAATGTGGAGACTCTGGCCCGCAGCAAG GCCAGTGCAGAGAAGCTGTGCCGGACCTATGAGGATCAGCTGAGCgaggccaagatcaaggtggaAGAGCTGCAGCGGCAGCTCACGGATGCGAGCACTCAGCGTGGGCGGCTGCAAACAGAGAGCG GGGAGCTGAGCCGCCTGCTCGAGGAGAAGGAGTCTCTCATTAGCCAGCTGAGCCGGGGCAAGGCCTTGGCCACCCAGAGCCTGGAGGAACTGCGGAGGCAGCTGGAAGAGGAGAGCAAG GCCAAGAGTGCGCTGGCCCATGCCGTACAGGCTTTGCGGCACGACTGTGACCTCTTGCGGGAGCAGCACGAGGAGGAGGCGGAGGCCCAGGCGGAGCTGCAGCGGCTACTGTCGAAGGCCAATGCCGAGGTGGCTCAGTGGAGGAGCAAGTATGAGGCAGATGCCATCCAGAGGACcgaggagctggaggaggccaA AAAGAAGCTGGCCCTGCGGCTgcaggaagcagaggagggagtGGAGGCTGCCCACGCCAAGTGCTCCTCACTGGAGAAGGCCAAGCTGCGACTGCAGACGGAGTCAGAGGACGTGACCCTAGAGCTGGAACGGGCCACCTCCGCGGCTGCCGCGCTGGACAAGAAGCAGCGGCACTTGGAGCGGGCGCTGGAGGAGCGGCGGCGGCAGGAGGAGGAGACTCAGCGGGAGCTGGAGGCTGCCCAGAGGGAGGCCCGCAGCCTGGGCACTGAGCTTTTCCGGCTGCGGCACAGCCACGAGGAGGCGCTCGAGGCCCTGGAGACGCTCAAGCGGGAGAACAAGAACCTGCAGG AGGAGATCAGTGACCTCACAGACCAGGTCAGCCTCAGCGGGAAGAGCATCCAGGAACTGGAGAAAGCCAAAAAGGCTCTGGAAGGGGAGAAGAGCGAGCTCCAAGCCGCGCTGGAGGAGGCCGAG GCGGCCCTGGAGCTGGAGGAGACCAAGACTCTGAGGATCCAGCTGGAGCTGTCCCAGGTCAAGGCTGAGGTGGACCGGAAACTGGCCGAGAAAGATGAGGAGTGCACTAACCTGAG GCGCAACCACCAGCGGGCCGTGGAGTCCCTGCAGGCCTCCCTGGATGCAGAGACCAGGGCCCGCAACGAGGCACTGCGGCTCAAGAAGAAGATGGAGGGCGACCTCAATGACCTGGAGCTGCAGCTGGGCCATGCCGCCCGCCAGGCCATGGAAGCCCAGGCGGCCACGCGGCTGCTGCAGGCCCAGCTCAAGGAGGAGCAGGCGGGGCGGGACGAGGAGCGGCGGCTGGCGGCCGAGCTCCGAGAGCAGGCGCAGGCCCTGGAGCGGCGGGCCACGCTGCTGGCCGCGGAGCTGGAGGAGCTGCGGGCCGCACTGGAGCAGGGCGAGCGCAGCCGGCGGCTGGCAGAGCAGGAGCTGCTGGAGGCCACCGAGCGCCTTAACCTCCTGCACTcgcag aaCACAGGCCTCCTGAACCAGAAGAAGAAGCTAGAGGGGGATCTGACCCAGCTGAgcggggaggtggaggaggctgCCCAGGAGCGGCGGGAAGCCGAGGAGAAGGCCAAAAAGGCCATCACCGAC GCGGCCATGATGGCCGAGGAGCTGAAAAAGGAGCAGGACACGAGCGCACACCTGGAAAGGATGAAGAAGACACTGGAGCAGACGGTGCGGGAGCTCCAGGCCCGGCTCGAGGAGGCCGAACAGGCTGCCCTCCGCGGCGGGAAGAAGCAGGTGCAGAAGCTGGAGGCCAAG GTGCGGGAGCTGGAGGCCGAGCTGGACGCAGAGCAGAAGCAGCACGCTGAGGCCCTCAAAGGGGTGCGGAAACACGAGCGCCGGGTCAAGGAGCTCGCGTACCAG GCCGAGGAGGACAGGAAGAACCTGGCTCGCATGCAGGACCTGGTGGACAAGCTGCAGAGCAAGGTCAAGAGCTACAAACGCCAGTTTGAGGAGGCG gaACAGCAGGCCAGTACTAACCTGGCCAAGTACCGCAAGGCCCAGCACGAGCTGGATGATGCAGAGGAGCGGGCAGACATGGCAGAAACCCAGGCTAACAAGCTGCGGGCACGGACCCGGGATGCCCTGGGGCCCAAG CACAAGGAGTGA
- the MYH7B gene encoding myosin-7B isoform X4, which produces MMLMVREAELQPMNPPRFDLLEDMAMMTHLNEAAVLHNLRQRYARWMIYTYSGLFCVTINPYKWLPVYTASVVAAYKGKRRSEAPPHIYAVADNAYNDMLRNRENQSMLITLQGTRVGKGSKGTQTEDKDEAGRGRDGDPFNSQFLATKTGGTLEDQIIEANPAMEAFGNAKTLRNDNSSRFGKFIRIHFGPSGKLASADIDSYLLEKSRVIFQLPGERGYHVYYQILSGKKPELQDMLLLSMNPYDYHFCSQGVITVDNMDDGEELMATDHAMDILGFSVDEKCACYKIVGALLHFGNMKFKQKQREEQAEADGTESADKAAYLMGVSSGDLLKGLLHPRVRVGNEYVTKGQSVEQVVFAVGALAKATYDRLFRWLVSRINQTLDTKLPRQFFIGVLDIAGFEIFEFNSFEQLCINFTNEKLQQFFNQHMFVLEQEEYKREGLDWVFIDFGLDLQPCIDLIEKPLGILSILEEECMFPKASDASFRAKLYDNHAGKSPNFQQPRPDKKRKYQAHFEVVHYAGVVPYSIVGWLEKNKDPLNETVVPIFQKSQNKLLAALYENYAGPCSAEPPKSGVKEKRKKAASFQTVSQLHKENLNKLMTNLRATQPHFVRCIVPNENKTPGVMDAFLVLHQLRCNGVLEGIRICRQGFPNRLLYADFRQRYRILNPSAIPDDTFVDSRKATEKLLGSLDIEYTQYQFGHTKVFFKAGLLGVLEELRDQRLAKVLTLLQARSRGRLMRLEYQRLLGGRDALFTIQWNIRAFNAVKNWSWMKLFFKMKPLLRSAQAEEELAALRAELRGLRGTLAAAEAKRQELEETHVSVTQEKNDLALQLQAEQENLADAEERCHLLIKSKVQLEAKVKELSERLEDEEEVNADLAARRRKLEDECTELKKDIDDLELTLAKAEKEKQATENKVKNLTEEMAALDESVARLTKEKKALQEAHQQALGDLQAEEDRVSALAKAKLRLEQQVEDVSPGPSGGLWGGGGGGGGGAGAGTAACQVWRLGLATSPAPQLECSLEQEKKLRMDTERAKRKLEGDLKLTQESVTDAAQDKQQLEEKLKKKDSELSQLNLRVEDEQLLGAQLQKKIKELQARAEELEEELEAERAARARVEKQRAEAARELEELSERLEEAGGASAGQREGCRKREAELGRLRRELEEAALRHEATVAALRRKQAESAAELGEQVDSLQRVRQKLEKEKSELRMEVDDLGANVETLARSKASAEKLCRTYEDQLSEAKIKVEELQRQLTDASTQRGRLQTESGELSRLLEEKESLISQLSRGKALATQSLEELRRQLEEESKAKSALAHAVQALRHDCDLLREQHEEEAEAQAELQRLLSKANAEVAQWRSKYEADAIQRTEELEEAKKKLALRLQEAEEGVEAAHAKCSSLEKAKLRLQTESEDVTLELERATSAAAALDKKQRHLERALEERRRQEEETQRELEAAQREARSLGTELFRLRHSHEEALEALETLKRENKNLQEEISDLTDQVSLSGKSIQELEKAKKALEGEKSELQAALEEAEAALELEETKTLRIQLELSQVKAEVDRKLAEKDEECTNLRRNHQRAVESLQASLDAETRARNEALRLKKKMEGDLNDLELQLGHAARQAMEAQAATRLLQAQLKEEQAGRDEERRLAAELREQAQALERRATLLAAELEELRAALEQGERSRRLAEQELLEATERLNLLHSQNTGLLNQKKKLEGDLTQLSGEVEEAAQERREAEEKAKKAITDAAMMAEELKKEQDTSAHLERMKKTLEQTVRELQARLEEAEQAALRGGKKQVQKLEAKVRELEAELDAEQKQHAEALKGVRKHERRVKELAYQAEEDRKNLARMQDLVDKLQSKVKSYKRQFEEAEQQASTNLAKYRKAQHELDDAEERADMAETQANKLRARTRDALGPKHKE; this is translated from the exons ATG ATGCTGATGGTGCGCGAAGCAGAGCTACAGCCCATGAACCCGCCCCGCTTCGACTTGCTGGAGGACATGGCCATGATGACCCACCTCAACGAGGCAGCAGTGCTGCACAACCTGCGCCAGCGTTATGCTCGCTGGATGATCTAC ACGTACTCGGGCCTCTTCTGTGTCACCATCAACCCGTACAAATGGCTCCCGGTGTACACGGCCTCCGTGGTGGCTGCTTACAAGGGAAAGCGCCGCTCGGAGGCCCCACCCCACATATATGCAGTGGCGGATAATGCCTACAATGACATGCTGCGCA aCCGAGAGAACCAGTCCATGCTGATCAC gCTGCAGGGAaccagggtggggaagggaagcaaAGGGACACAGACAGAAGACAAGGATGAggctgggagaggaagggacGGAGATCCCTTCAATTCT cAATTTCTGGCCACGAAGACTGGG GGCACCCTCGAGGATCAAATCATCGAGGCTAACCCTGCCATGGAGGCTTTCGGCAACGCCAAGACCCTGCGGAATGACAACTCCTCCCGCTTT GGCAAGTTCATCCGCATTCACTTCGGCCCCTCCGGGAAGCTCGCATCCGCAGATATTGACAGCT ATCTCCTGGAGAAGTCGCGAGTGATCTTCCAGCTGCCCGGTGAGCGTGGCTACCACGTCTACTACCAGATCCTCTCCGGGAAGAAGCCAGAGCTACAGG ATATGCTGCTTCTGTCTATGAACCCCTACGACTACCACTTCTGCAGCCAGGGGGTCATCACTGTGGACAACATGGATGATGGGGAAGAGCTGATGGCCACTGAT CATGCCATGGACATCCTGGGCTTCAGCGTGGATGAGAAGTGTGCCTGCTATAAGATCGTGGGGGCCCTCCTGCACTTTGGCAACATGAAGTTCAAGCAGAAACAGCGGGAGGAACAGGCTGAGGCCGACGGCACTGAGA GTGCTGACAAGGCTGCCTACCTGATGGGGGTCAGCAGTGGGGACCTCCTCAAAGGCCTTCTGCACCCCCGAGTGCGTGTGGGCAATGAGTATGTGACCAAGGGCCAGAGTGTGGAGCAG GTGGTGTTTGCTGTGGGGGCTCTGGCCAAGGCCACCTATGACCGGCTGTTCCGGTGGCTGGTATCGAGGATCAACCAGACCCTGGACACTAAGCTGCCCCGGCAGTTCTTCATCGGGGTCCTGGACATCGCGGGGTTTGAGATCTTTGAG TTTAACAGCTTCGAGCAGCTGTGCATCAACTTCACCAATGAGAAGCTACAGCAGTTCTTCAACCAGCACATGTTCGTGCTGGAGCAGGAGGAGTACAAACGGGAGGGCCTTGACTGGGTCTTCATCGATTTCGGCCTGGACCTGCAGCCCTGCATTGACCTCATCGAGAAG CCACTGGGCATCCTGTCCATCCTGGAAGAGGAGTGCATGTTCCCCAAGGCCTCAGACGCCAGCTTCCGGGCCAAGCTCTATGACAATCATGCGGGGAAGTCACCCAATTTCCAGCAGCCACGGCCTGACAAGAAGCGCAAATACCAGGCCCACTTTGAGGTGGTCCACTATGCAGGTGTG GTGCCTTACAGCATCGTGGGCTGGCTGGAGAAAAACAAGGATCCACTGAATGAGACTGTGGTCCCTATCTTCCAAAAGTCGCAAAACAAGCTCTTGGCTGCCCTCTATGAGAACTACGCAGGCCCATGCTCCG CCGAGCCCCCCAAGTCTGGGGTGAAGGAGAAGCGTAAGAAGGCAGCATCTTTCCAGACGGTGTCCCAGCTGCACAAG gagaACCTCAACAAGCTGATGACCAACCTGCGGGCCACACAGCCCCACTTCGTCCGTTGCATTGTCCCCAATGAGAACAAGACCCCAG GAGTCATGGATGCCTTTTTGGTGTTACACCAGCTGCGCTGCAATGGAGTTCTGGAGGGGATCCGGATCTGTCGCCAAGGGTTCCCCAACAGGCTGCTCTATGCTGACTTCCGGCAGCG gtaCCGCATCCTGAACCCCAGTGCCATCCCAGACGATACCTTCGTGGACAGCAGGAAGGCCACAGAGAAGCTTCTGGGCTCACTGGACATTGAGTACACCCAGTACCAGTTCGGCCACACCAAG gtgttCTTCAAGGCTGGGCTTCTAGGCGTCCTGGAGGAGCTTCGTGACCAGCGTCTGGCCAAGGTTTTGACGCTGCTGCAGGCACGGAGCCGGGGCCGCCTCATGCGCCTGGAGTACCAGCGCCTGCTGGGCGGCAG ggacGCCCTGTTCACCATCCAGTGGAATATCCGTGCCTTCAATGCTGTCAAGAACTGGTCCTGGATGAAGCTCTTTTTCAAGATGAAGCCGCTGCTGCGCTCGGCGCAGGCGGAGGAGGAACTGGCAGCCCTGCGGGCTGAGCTGCGGGGGCTGCGCGGGACACTGGCTGCTGCCGAGGCCAAGcgccaggagctggaggagacGCACGTCAGTGTCACCCAGGAGAAGAACGACCTGGCCCTGCAGCTGCAGGcg GAGCAAGAAAACTTGGCGGATGCTGAGGAGCGCTGCCACTTGCTGATCAAGTCCAAGGTGCAGCTCGAGGCGAAGGTGAAGGAGCTGAGTGAGCGGctggaggacgaggaggaggtgAACGCCGACCTGGCCGCCCGCCGGCGCAAGCTGGAGGACGAGTGCACAGAGCTCAAGAAGGACATTGACGACCTGGAGCTGACACTGGCCAAGGccgagaaggagaagcaagccaCGGAGAACAAG GTGAAGAACCTGACCGAGGAGATGGCGGCCCTGGACGAGTCGGTAGCCCGACTGACCAAGGAGAAGAAGGCATTGCAGGAGGCCCACCAGCAGGCGCTGGGCGACCTGCAGGCCGAGGAGGACCGTGTGAGCGCTCTGGCCAAGGCCAAGCTCCGGCTGGAGCAGCAAGTGGAAGACGTGAGTCCCGGTCCCAGCGGaggcctgtggggtgggggtgggggtgggggtgggggggctggggccGGGACGGCGGCCTGCCAGGTCTGGCGGCTGGGCCTGGCCACCTCTCCTGCTCCACAGCTGGAGTGCTCCCTGGAGCAAGAGAAGAAGCTGCGCATGGACACGGAGCGGGCGAAGCGCAAGCTCGAGGGTGACCTCAAGCTGACGCAGGAGTCGGTGACGGACGCTGCCCAGGACAAGCAGCAGCTGGAGGAGAAGCTCAAGAA GAAGGACTCGGAGTTGAGTCAGCTGAACCTGCGGGTGGAGGACGAGCAACTCCTCGGAGCGCAGCTACAGAAGAAGATCAAGGAACTGCAG GCTCGGgctgaggagctggaggaggagctggAGGCGGAGCGGGCGGCCCGGGCCCGCGTGGAGAAGCAGCGGGCTGAGGCGGCCCGGGAGCTGGAGGAGCTGAGCGAGCGGCTGGAGGAGGCCGGCGGGGCGTCGGCGGGGCAGCGTGAGGGGTGCCGCAAGCGCGAGGCCGAGCTGGGCCGGCTGCGGCGGGAGCTGGAGGAGGCGGCGCTGCGGCACGAGGCCACTGTGGCCGCCCTGCGCCGCAAGCAGGCCGAGAGCGCGGCCGAGCTGGGCGAGCAGGTGGACAGTCTGCAGCGGGTGCGgcagaagctggagaaggagaagagtgaGCTGCGCATGGAGGTGGATGATCTGGGCGCCAATGTGGAGACTCTGGCCCGCAGCAAG GCCAGTGCAGAGAAGCTGTGCCGGACCTATGAGGATCAGCTGAGCgaggccaagatcaaggtggaAGAGCTGCAGCGGCAGCTCACGGATGCGAGCACTCAGCGTGGGCGGCTGCAAACAGAGAGCG GGGAGCTGAGCCGCCTGCTCGAGGAGAAGGAGTCTCTCATTAGCCAGCTGAGCCGGGGCAAGGCCTTGGCCACCCAGAGCCTGGAGGAACTGCGGAGGCAGCTGGAAGAGGAGAGCAAG GCCAAGAGTGCGCTGGCCCATGCCGTACAGGCTTTGCGGCACGACTGTGACCTCTTGCGGGAGCAGCACGAGGAGGAGGCGGAGGCCCAGGCGGAGCTGCAGCGGCTACTGTCGAAGGCCAATGCCGAGGTGGCTCAGTGGAGGAGCAAGTATGAGGCAGATGCCATCCAGAGGACcgaggagctggaggaggccaA AAAGAAGCTGGCCCTGCGGCTgcaggaagcagaggagggagtGGAGGCTGCCCACGCCAAGTGCTCCTCACTGGAGAAGGCCAAGCTGCGACTGCAGACGGAGTCAGAGGACGTGACCCTAGAGCTGGAACGGGCCACCTCCGCGGCTGCCGCGCTGGACAAGAAGCAGCGGCACTTGGAGCGGGCGCTGGAGGAGCGGCGGCGGCAGGAGGAGGAGACTCAGCGGGAGCTGGAGGCTGCCCAGAGGGAGGCCCGCAGCCTGGGCACTGAGCTTTTCCGGCTGCGGCACAGCCACGAGGAGGCGCTCGAGGCCCTGGAGACGCTCAAGCGGGAGAACAAGAACCTGCAGG AGGAGATCAGTGACCTCACAGACCAGGTCAGCCTCAGCGGGAAGAGCATCCAGGAACTGGAGAAAGCCAAAAAGGCTCTGGAAGGGGAGAAGAGCGAGCTCCAAGCCGCGCTGGAGGAGGCCGAG GCGGCCCTGGAGCTGGAGGAGACCAAGACTCTGAGGATCCAGCTGGAGCTGTCCCAGGTCAAGGCTGAGGTGGACCGGAAACTGGCCGAGAAAGATGAGGAGTGCACTAACCTGAG GCGCAACCACCAGCGGGCCGTGGAGTCCCTGCAGGCCTCCCTGGATGCAGAGACCAGGGCCCGCAACGAGGCACTGCGGCTCAAGAAGAAGATGGAGGGCGACCTCAATGACCTGGAGCTGCAGCTGGGCCATGCCGCCCGCCAGGCCATGGAAGCCCAGGCGGCCACGCGGCTGCTGCAGGCCCAGCTCAAGGAGGAGCAGGCGGGGCGGGACGAGGAGCGGCGGCTGGCGGCCGAGCTCCGAGAGCAGGCGCAGGCCCTGGAGCGGCGGGCCACGCTGCTGGCCGCGGAGCTGGAGGAGCTGCGGGCCGCACTGGAGCAGGGCGAGCGCAGCCGGCGGCTGGCAGAGCAGGAGCTGCTGGAGGCCACCGAGCGCCTTAACCTCCTGCACTcgcag aaCACAGGCCTCCTGAACCAGAAGAAGAAGCTAGAGGGGGATCTGACCCAGCTGAgcggggaggtggaggaggctgCCCAGGAGCGGCGGGAAGCCGAGGAGAAGGCCAAAAAGGCCATCACCGAC GCGGCCATGATGGCCGAGGAGCTGAAAAAGGAGCAGGACACGAGCGCACACCTGGAAAGGATGAAGAAGACACTGGAGCAGACGGTGCGGGAGCTCCAGGCCCGGCTCGAGGAGGCCGAACAGGCTGCCCTCCGCGGCGGGAAGAAGCAGGTGCAGAAGCTGGAGGCCAAG GTGCGGGAGCTGGAGGCCGAGCTGGACGCAGAGCAGAAGCAGCACGCTGAGGCCCTCAAAGGGGTGCGGAAACACGAGCGCCGGGTCAAGGAGCTCGCGTACCAG GCCGAGGAGGACAGGAAGAACCTGGCTCGCATGCAGGACCTGGTGGACAAGCTGCAGAGCAAGGTCAAGAGCTACAAACGCCAGTTTGAGGAGGCG gaACAGCAGGCCAGTACTAACCTGGCCAAGTACCGCAAGGCCCAGCACGAGCTGGATGATGCAGAGGAGCGGGCAGACATGGCAGAAACCCAGGCTAACAAGCTGCGGGCACGGACCCGGGATGCCCTGGGGCCCAAG CACAAGGAGTGA